One candidate division KSB1 bacterium genomic window carries:
- a CDS encoding PASTA domain-containing protein: MVPKPERIFATLKRLLWGAVAIILLYVTCDRVIMPLYTRHGRDVAVPDVVGLTYAAAQLKLSQAGFRIVKAGEQFDSEHEPGVVLFQSPEPGAPAKRGRRIYVTVSKGERFVTMPKVVGGSERSAALELSSQGLVLRNIQYVFSTEYLRDVVCDQSIPEGQVVRQGTEVDIAVSLGPAPDQFVVPQLIGKSLAEASKIIERAGLTLGTIRYQTSEKLLPDTVIDQVPAGGSEAVMGQPVDLVVSRLPE, encoded by the coding sequence ATGGTGCCCAAGCCAGAGAGGATTTTCGCTACTCTGAAACGACTACTGTGGGGCGCAGTGGCTATCATTCTGCTGTATGTGACGTGCGATCGCGTGATCATGCCCCTGTATACCCGCCATGGTCGGGACGTGGCCGTCCCCGATGTTGTGGGTTTAACCTATGCTGCCGCCCAGTTGAAGCTGAGCCAAGCGGGTTTTCGCATCGTCAAGGCCGGCGAACAATTTGACAGCGAACATGAGCCGGGGGTGGTGCTGTTTCAGAGCCCTGAACCAGGCGCTCCGGCAAAAAGGGGCAGACGAATCTACGTGACCGTGAGTAAAGGTGAACGATTCGTTACCATGCCTAAGGTGGTTGGCGGCTCCGAACGCAGTGCCGCTCTCGAACTGTCCTCCCAGGGCCTAGTTCTTCGCAACATCCAGTATGTCTTTTCCACCGAGTACCTGCGCGACGTGGTATGTGACCAGTCGATCCCTGAAGGACAAGTAGTCAGACAAGGGACCGAGGTTGATATCGCCGTGAGCCTTGGCCCTGCGCCCGACCAGTTCGTGGTGCCTCAGCTGATAGGTAAGTCGCTGGCCGAAGCCAGCAAGATTATCGAGCGTGCAGGCCTGACCCTGGGTACGATACGGTATCAGACCTCAGAAAAGCTGCTCCCGGACACTGTCATTGACCAGGTCCCTGCCGGTGGGTCAGAGGCGGTCATGGGGCAACCCGTCGACTTGGTAGTAAGCCGCCTACCTGAGTAA
- the rsmB gene encoding 16S rRNA (cytosine(967)-C(5))-methyltransferase RsmB: MKARNARPVPSAAARPAPARRQMNTSREVAVHVLRQWHEGHGRLDLLLDETLTRYPLAPRDRALATELVNGSCRWMGTIHWLLDHLFRRGLKSCPTTILPILETGLYQLLALDRIPDYAAVDQAVELAQATAGKNWASVVNGVLRSFIRQRESIPWPSMENDPVKAITARYSHPAWMVRRWVSRYGVEETVRMCQANNAVPRFTLRTNRLRAEPEEIRAYLETIASPIPSPYDENFLVLGNHQVDVRRMDLVRDGKCSVQDVSAGLPARLLGATADSMVVDLCAAPGGKAAYVAELTGDRARIIASDISKLRTRLTAENRARLGLTRLFPVVADGRRPAVREATHVLLDAPCTGFGVLSKRADLRWQRREKDIPVLVALQKQLLHSAASLVPVGGVVVYSTCTIEPEENEQVVEHFLQTHPGFELDHASQYIHPDLVDGAGYVRTSYRHGMDGSFAARLVRRA; this comes from the coding sequence ATGAAGGCACGTAATGCTCGACCAGTGCCGTCTGCGGCGGCCAGACCCGCTCCGGCGCGCCGACAGATGAACACCTCCCGCGAAGTTGCAGTGCACGTATTGCGGCAGTGGCATGAGGGGCACGGACGACTGGACCTGCTGCTGGACGAGACGCTAACGCGTTACCCTCTTGCACCCCGCGACCGTGCGCTAGCCACAGAGCTGGTCAACGGCAGCTGCCGCTGGATGGGCACCATCCATTGGCTTCTGGACCACCTCTTCCGCCGAGGGCTCAAGAGTTGTCCGACCACGATCCTCCCCATTTTGGAGACGGGCCTGTACCAGTTGTTGGCGCTGGACAGGATTCCGGACTATGCTGCCGTGGATCAGGCAGTGGAGCTGGCCCAGGCGACAGCAGGCAAGAACTGGGCGAGTGTGGTCAACGGCGTGTTGCGCTCTTTCATCCGCCAACGGGAGAGCATCCCGTGGCCGTCCATGGAAAACGATCCGGTGAAGGCCATCACTGCACGCTACTCACATCCTGCCTGGATGGTACGCCGATGGGTGAGCCGTTATGGAGTCGAGGAGACGGTGCGCATGTGCCAGGCGAACAACGCCGTGCCGCGATTCACCCTGCGCACGAACCGGCTACGAGCCGAGCCGGAAGAAATCCGCGCCTACCTCGAAACTATTGCCTCGCCCATTCCTTCGCCTTACGACGAAAACTTTCTTGTTCTTGGCAACCACCAGGTTGACGTGCGGCGCATGGACCTTGTCCGCGACGGCAAATGCTCCGTACAAGACGTCAGCGCCGGGCTCCCTGCGCGCCTCCTTGGCGCCACTGCGGATTCTATGGTAGTAGACCTCTGTGCGGCACCGGGTGGAAAGGCGGCCTATGTGGCGGAGCTCACGGGCGATCGGGCGCGCATCATCGCCTCCGACATTAGCAAGCTGCGCACTCGCCTCACCGCCGAGAATCGCGCTCGTCTGGGACTAACCCGTTTGTTCCCGGTGGTCGCCGATGGGAGGCGGCCTGCCGTGCGCGAGGCAACCCACGTCCTGCTGGACGCTCCCTGCACCGGTTTTGGGGTGCTCTCCAAACGTGCAGACTTGCGGTGGCAGCGGCGCGAAAAGGACATACCAGTGCTGGTGGCACTCCAGAAGCAGCTGCTCCATAGCGCCGCAAGCCTGGTGCCGGTGGGCGGCGTCGTGGTCTACAGCACCTGTACCATTGAGCCCGAGGAGAACGAGCAGGTGGTGGAACATTTTCTTCAGACCCATCCAGGCTTCGAACTTGACCACGCCTCCCAGTACATCCACCCGGACCTGGTCGATGGGGCCGGCTACGTGCGCACCTCCTACCGCCATGGGATGGACGGGAGCTTTGCCGCGCGCCTAGTCAGGCGAGCTTAG
- the fmt gene encoding methionyl-tRNA formyltransferase — protein sequence MNALRIVFFGTPEFAVPSLEALVQSQHQVVAVVTTPDRERGRGLTLQPSQVKLCASRHQLPVLQPEDLVDPAFLAALRRCAADLFVVVAFRILPPEVFTMPPKGTVNLHASLLPKYRGAAPINWAIINGERETGVTTFLIEEKVDTGAILLQRALPIGPEETAGELHDRLALAGAELLVETVERIAEGSVKPVPQQGEATRAPKIVREMCEIDWRRPASQIHNLVRGLCPFPGAFTYQEGKILKVYRTQVVKPYGHGKRPGQVARVDRKSGLIHVATGEGVLALLEIQPEGKRRMSAEEFLQGHSLHPGIIFGERK from the coding sequence ATGAATGCGCTGAGAATTGTGTTCTTTGGCACCCCAGAGTTTGCGGTGCCCTCGCTTGAAGCATTGGTGCAAAGTCAGCACCAGGTGGTGGCGGTGGTGACCACCCCGGACCGCGAGCGGGGACGAGGGCTGACCCTACAACCCTCCCAGGTCAAGCTGTGCGCCAGTCGCCATCAGCTCCCTGTGCTTCAGCCTGAAGACCTCGTCGACCCGGCCTTCTTGGCTGCGCTGCGCCGGTGCGCTGCCGACCTGTTTGTGGTGGTGGCCTTCCGCATCCTGCCGCCGGAGGTTTTCACCATGCCACCCAAAGGCACGGTGAACCTCCATGCATCGCTTCTTCCCAAATACCGAGGCGCCGCGCCCATCAATTGGGCTATCATCAACGGTGAACGCGAGACCGGGGTGACTACTTTTCTCATTGAGGAAAAGGTGGACACTGGTGCCATCCTCCTGCAGCGTGCACTCCCCATAGGTCCGGAAGAAACCGCAGGGGAGCTGCACGACCGTTTGGCATTGGCGGGTGCAGAGTTGCTGGTCGAGACGGTTGAACGGATTGCGGAAGGGTCGGTCAAGCCGGTGCCACAGCAGGGCGAGGCGACTCGAGCACCCAAGATCGTGCGCGAGATGTGCGAAATCGATTGGCGCAGACCGGCCTCACAAATTCATAACCTGGTGCGAGGACTGTGCCCTTTTCCTGGGGCGTTTACTTATCAGGAGGGCAAGATACTCAAGGTCTACCGCACACAGGTGGTCAAGCCCTACGGACACGGCAAGCGTCCGGGACAGGTGGCGCGGGTCGATCGCAAGAGCGGCCTCATCCATGTCGCCACTGGTGAAGGGGTATTGGCGCTCTTGGAGATCCAGCCGGAGGGTAAGCGGCGCATGAGCGCCGAGGAGTTCCTGCAGGGGCACTCATTGCACCCTGGGATCATTTTTGGTGAGAGGAAATAG
- the yajC gene encoding preprotein translocase subunit YajC, whose translation MTAFLPALLLSASGSAGARPAMGMFLWIFLLIVIMYFFFIRPQAKRQKQVREMLASIQKGDRVLTAGGIYGVVVGEKEQENIVILKIAENVKVEVAKDRIVYKA comes from the coding sequence GTGACCGCATTCTTGCCCGCGCTTTTGTTGAGCGCCTCCGGCTCTGCCGGGGCAAGGCCCGCCATGGGCATGTTCCTCTGGATCTTTCTGCTCATCGTCATTATGTACTTTTTTTTCATCCGTCCGCAGGCGAAGCGGCAAAAACAAGTGCGCGAGATGCTAGCCAGCATCCAGAAGGGCGATCGCGTGCTGACTGCAGGCGGCATTTACGGCGTGGTGGTGGGCGAAAAAGAACAGGAGAATATCGTTATCCTGAAAATTGCCGAAAACGTGAAGGTGGAGGTTGCCAAGGATAGAATTGTCTACAAAGCCTAA
- the tgt gene encoding tRNA guanosine(34) transglycosylase Tgt yields MRFSVQKKDIHSAARVGTLELPHGVVETPAFMPVGTQGTVKTLSPDDLVACGAQIILSNTYHLYLRPGVELVRRAGGIQRFASWNRPVLTDSGGYQVFSLAELRTINEQGVRFQSHLDGSYHFFTPELVVDLQRALGSDIAMVLDECTPYPCEWSYAKDSMEMTVRWAERSLKRWKETEPVLGFEQSLFAIVQGSTYPDLREECCDRLAELDFPGYAIGGLSVGEPKSALYETAALCAERLPEDRPRYLMGVGKPEDLIHCVALGVDLFDCVMPTRNGRNGTVFTRTGPLVVKNATCSEDFRPIDETCDCYACRTFSRAYIRHLFQAEEILALRLATIHNLRFYLRLMAEMRQAIAQGHFLAWREEFLGHYLSESEEELTNARRPM; encoded by the coding sequence GTGCGTTTTTCCGTTCAGAAGAAAGATATCCACAGTGCGGCGCGCGTGGGAACTCTGGAGTTACCACACGGCGTCGTGGAAACCCCCGCGTTCATGCCCGTGGGCACCCAAGGGACGGTAAAAACTCTGTCACCCGACGATCTGGTGGCGTGCGGGGCCCAAATCATCCTGAGCAACACCTACCACCTCTACTTGCGCCCAGGGGTAGAGCTGGTGCGAAGAGCCGGGGGTATTCAACGCTTCGCCTCTTGGAACCGACCAGTGCTCACCGACAGCGGCGGTTATCAAGTCTTTAGTTTGGCTGAATTGCGCACCATAAACGAGCAAGGGGTACGTTTTCAGTCCCATCTGGATGGCTCCTACCACTTCTTCACGCCGGAGCTGGTAGTAGACTTGCAGCGGGCTCTCGGTTCGGACATCGCTATGGTCCTGGACGAATGCACCCCCTACCCCTGTGAGTGGAGCTATGCGAAGGACTCCATGGAAATGACCGTGCGGTGGGCAGAGAGGAGCTTAAAGCGCTGGAAGGAGACCGAGCCCGTCCTGGGGTTCGAACAAAGTCTCTTTGCCATCGTGCAAGGGAGCACGTACCCCGATCTGCGCGAAGAATGCTGTGACCGCCTCGCGGAGCTTGATTTTCCGGGATACGCCATTGGGGGACTCTCGGTGGGCGAACCCAAGAGCGCTCTCTACGAGACTGCGGCACTCTGTGCGGAAAGGCTTCCTGAGGACCGTCCCCGGTACCTCATGGGCGTCGGTAAGCCGGAAGACCTTATCCACTGCGTGGCTCTTGGCGTTGATCTGTTTGACTGCGTTATGCCCACCCGCAATGGGCGCAACGGCACCGTGTTCACCAGGACGGGACCGTTGGTGGTCAAGAACGCGACCTGCAGCGAGGACTTTCGCCCAATCGATGAGACATGCGACTGCTATGCCTGTCGTACGTTCAGTCGCGCCTACATCCGACACCTGTTTCAGGCGGAAGAGATCCTCGCCCTGCGCCTGGCCACCATTCACAATCTGAGGTTCTACCTGCGCCTGATGGCCGAAATGCGCCAGGCAATCGCGCAGGGGCATTTTCTTGCATGGCGCGAAGAGTTCCTGGGGCACTATTTGAGTGAAAGCGAAGAAGAACTAACCAATGCAAGGAGGCCAATGTGA
- the radA gene encoding DNA repair protein RadA, translating into MSEGKKQKSRFVCQSCGFVSPKWLGRCTECGAWNSFVEERVVPQPARAQRLPGPALSRPVRLIDVAGTEEPRIRTPFGEFNRVLGGGIVPGSVILVGGEPGIGKSTLMLQQAMALAQPDRAVLYVSGEESARQTKMRAERLGPCGEHLFVLAETNIDAVLEAIDELRPGLVVVDSIQTMYKPLFESAPGSISQVRECALELISLAKRSAVPVFLIGHVTKEGYLAGPKTLEHMVDTLLLFEGDRDHMYRVLRAVKNRFGSTREIGVFEMTDSGLAEVTNPSAYFLSERRGDTSGSVVSCVLEGTRPILVEIQALVAPTSYGVPQRTTSGVDHRRVALLLAVLEKRLGLRLGTFDVFVNVAGGARLDEPAADLGIAVAIASSMQNKVVDPVAVAVGEVGLGGEVRAVAHLDKRLGEIQRMGFARALVPSSSMRTTRRPGGLDVVGVERVDAALKQLLT; encoded by the coding sequence GAAATGGCTCGGGCGGTGCACGGAGTGCGGTGCGTGGAATAGCTTCGTGGAAGAGAGGGTTGTGCCTCAGCCCGCGCGGGCGCAGCGGCTCCCTGGGCCGGCTTTGAGTAGGCCAGTACGGCTCATCGATGTTGCCGGCACGGAAGAACCCCGCATCCGGACGCCATTTGGGGAGTTCAACCGAGTTTTGGGTGGGGGAATTGTCCCCGGCTCTGTGATTCTGGTTGGTGGTGAGCCGGGAATTGGCAAGTCCACGCTCATGCTGCAGCAGGCCATGGCCCTTGCCCAACCGGATCGCGCAGTGCTCTACGTTTCGGGCGAGGAATCGGCGCGCCAAACCAAGATGCGGGCCGAAAGGCTTGGCCCATGTGGGGAGCACCTCTTTGTGCTGGCAGAGACAAACATCGACGCAGTGCTGGAAGCCATTGACGAGCTGCGCCCAGGGCTGGTTGTGGTCGACTCGATTCAGACGATGTACAAACCGCTCTTCGAGAGCGCGCCCGGCAGCATCAGCCAGGTGCGGGAATGTGCGTTAGAGCTGATCTCTCTGGCCAAGCGCAGTGCAGTTCCCGTCTTCCTGATTGGGCATGTGACCAAGGAAGGCTATCTCGCGGGCCCCAAGACACTGGAGCACATGGTCGATACGTTGCTCCTGTTCGAAGGCGACCGCGACCACATGTACCGCGTCCTGCGTGCAGTGAAAAACCGCTTCGGTTCCACGCGCGAGATCGGCGTCTTCGAGATGACGGACAGCGGCCTCGCGGAAGTAACAAACCCTTCTGCCTATTTTCTCTCCGAGCGGCGGGGAGACACAAGCGGCAGCGTGGTAAGCTGCGTCTTGGAAGGTACGAGGCCGATCTTGGTAGAGATTCAGGCGCTGGTGGCACCGACTAGTTACGGTGTGCCTCAGCGTACCACCTCGGGCGTCGACCATCGCCGCGTGGCGCTGCTTCTGGCAGTGCTGGAAAAACGCCTTGGGCTTAGGCTGGGCACTTTCGACGTCTTCGTCAACGTGGCTGGGGGAGCCCGCCTGGATGAGCCAGCCGCAGACTTGGGCATTGCCGTGGCGATCGCTTCCAGTATGCAGAACAAGGTTGTCGACCCGGTGGCAGTTGCAGTCGGCGAAGTAGGGCTGGGCGGCGAAGTGCGTGCCGTGGCCCATCTGGACAAGCGCCTGGGAGAAATCCAGCGAATGGGCTTTGCGCGCGCCCTGGTGCCATCCTCCAGCATGCGCACCACACGACGCCCAGGCGGACTCGACGTAGTTGGGGTAGAGCGCGTTGACGCTGCGCTCAAGCAGTTACTTACATAG